The nucleotide sequence GGATCCCTGGACTATATGAAGGCAGTGCAACAGTAGAAAGTGAGTCACAAATGCAAAAGCTCCAAGGAGACATTGAGCAGCAGGAAAACAGATGCTCAAGCATCTGTACATTTGTAGAAGACTTATGCATCCATGAATTAATGAAAACATTCTGAGAAGCGTACACATGTTCACAGAGAAATGAAGTAAAGCTATAGTCTGTtcacatgaaaaaaaacataagcagAAATCTCACCAACTAGGTTTGAGGTCTTATGGAATAAACAACCAACAGTTACATACCGCCCCCTAGTGTTGTAGCAACCACAGTGTGGGACTCCTGGCTCGCACCCACAGGAGAGTAAGCCTTCAGGTAAATGGAATAAGTGGTGGCAGGTTCCAGATTGTTCAGATCATGCTGGTAGGTTGTCTTGCTCACAGCCTCCTGAAGCTCTTTATTCTCTGGCTCTGTAATTAATAAATCATCAAATACATGCATGGGTATTCATGAGTTTCATGGAATATAATCAGGTATATAATTAAAGATGTGTATTGGTTTAAATGAATCTTGATTTTCAGATAAATGACACAGTAATCTCACATAGCAGTATAACTTACCACCCATTTTGCGGATGTGCAACACATATCCGATGATGCTGTCGGTCACCTCTATTGGAGGCTGAGTCCAGgacagctgcagtgtgtttttGGACAAAGGTGTGGCCTTCAGGCCCTGAGGAGCTTCAGGCAGCTCTGTGGCCAGAGACACGGCCAGACGAGCACTTGCCTGGTTGGTGCCAGCGCTGTTCTCAGCTATGCACTGGTAGATGGCCTCGTCTTCAGATGTTATACGAGTCACTGCCAGGGTACTGGACAATATGATTGTGCAAAGATGAGCAGGATGAAAAGGGTATAtgtgcattaatatttaaaaaaaatcaagtttaATAGGTTTTTTATTATGATgtcaccattattattattattattattattattattattattattattattattattatgctagtttttattattgaGAGTATTACAAGTAtatgatactactactactactactactactactactaataataataataataataataataataataattattattattattattattattattattattattattattataagtgacaaaatatttaaagaacTTTATGAATTTGAGAATTAATGAATTACGAACTACATGAAATGAAAGTAGACTGCCATCTTGAGGTGACACGCAGGAATTACCCTAAACTCAGACCAGGACAtactaaacattttaaatattcaaatattaatctgtcatttcctctctctttcgTGCATTTTAGACTCATTTTTAAGGATTAACATCAAGCCCTTGTGCacctgttgttgttggtgaGCTTGACATTGTCTCCAGGTGTGAGGATCTTGCCATTCTTTAGCCAGATGAGATGAGGTTCAGGAACTCCTTGAGCTACACATGTGAACACTGCACTGCCCCCTACAGGTTTAGACACAGACTGGGGCCACTGGATGAATTCAGGAGGAGCTGCAGAGGCAAACAGATGGTATAAGGACAAACGAAATGAAAACATGAACGAGAGGAAAGGCACAGCATACAAAGACCAGGCATACAGCAAATAATTCTGTGATTAAAAACTACTTTGTTAACATTTATTGCAATGCACATTATGGGTATGTGATGAATTGAATGCTAATCTGTATGTAAATGAGCTCATTAAACATGACACTACAGCACTATAGTGTTCAcctatgtaaatatatatgggcaattaaaaaaaaaaggaaaggaaacacTAACACAAGGTGAATACGGAGCAGACATTGATGTGTTGCTCTTCTATTCTACTTTCACCACAGGGGCTTTGACAATGGGTTCAAAAGTGACAATGATATCATATTTACAGAATCAGTAGGTTTTGAAATCAGGTTTGTGTTAAGAGAGCCAGAGATCTCATTTTCACAAAAGGGAACTGGATATGAATAAGGTTTCCTCAGTTGAATCTACCAGCCTTTGAAATCATCCTTAAATATTTGATCTTGAACTTAAATCTTCTAAACCTGCTCCGTCTCCCAGAGTGACGTTTCAGGATCGTCCGTCTGCACAGCGGGGCAGATGTGGGTTCGCCGTTCCGCATGACACCCCTTCAACGGCCTCACAATAGCCGTGCATATATAGAGTTCTCCAGACCCCTGAACCTTGCATCTTATTAACCTATTGACACTAGCTGAGGCTAAACCCCCACCAGACCTCCAACACCCCCACAGAAGGTCCATGACTCCCCAACCATGGGAagagggtctgtgtgtgtgtccatggaGGTGTGGAAGGTCAAGGGTCAAAGAGAAGAGCGATTTCAATAGAAGACCATTCATCAGTTTATTCAGTCAAGTCCGTTTTTTTAAGACTATAGACAAATATAGATCCGCTGGATGCCCAAACACCctaaagggggaaaaatataATTGTGTGTCTGAGCTGATTGATTATGGTTTcaatttttaattgaattgaattactttCTCTCAGAAAGGATATTTCAGAAAGGCAAAGTATAACCGGTAGCCCATATTAATTCTCTGTGTAAAgtgttaaacattttaaatatttgcaaTAAAGACTTTGCAATAAAGACACATGAGTCTCTAAAATGCCTCAGTCCAGACAAAGCCATGAAACATGGAGATTTAAATCCACCACATGACATATCAATACTTAGCCCTTCATTATCAACCAAAAACAAAGAATGGATATGTGTATAAGGCTGTGAATTGATTCTAAGAGACAGACATTTcttattttaagacatttaaagtattattttaaaatattgtataGGATTTAGTTACTTTTGATGCTTTAATTTCCATTCTAAGCCTGCATTCTAGTTATCATATAGTTTATCAgaatacaaatactgtacataagGACAATTAAAATGGAGAAAACAGAGTAAAAGCGCAAAATCCCCTTTGGGGGATAGTTACCCACTTTTAGGCCtgatcagttttatttttacagctgAGACCTAACAGACAGCTTCACTAACCTTTCACATCAGCCAATCTTTAGAAGAGTATTGATCAGTTTTCCTGTGTGCAAAGACTCAGTGATGACCTTTGGTTTGATCGGCTTGTTCCACATCCGTGTCTATAATTGCTTTTGACTTTCAGTCTTGATGTCATAAATTAGTATGAGTATAATTTTTAAGAATCATTACAAACAAGAatactttataaataataaagtttcaATTTAAGTTTTAAAGAATCTCTTGATATTAAATGGAAAATGTATAACTGAAGAAATTATAGTGTTAGCTTCATAGCTCTTTCGCATGGGACACTCATAAGCAATAATTTAAAGGCTTATCTCAGATTTTCCCACATTTTCAGAGAAAACCTGGTGATCTCGCAGCTGTGGAATCTGCATTATAAAGCCAGTTAATGACTTTGCTataatatttcatatgaaaatcttCACTCCAAATATAAAGGAGATGAATATCAAAGGGTCTGTCACACAAAGCCACATGTCCCCCCAGCACCTTGAACTTCGTCTCCCTCTGTTGACTCCCAGCTGTGACGAAAACAACCAACCCCACTGCTGCGGTGGTAAAAGTGGGGGCAGGGGCATGGGACGACGGTCACCCTTTCTCATTTGGGAGTCATAAATTCTGCTGGACTCCACCTCTCATCGGCTGTCTGTCAGGCCAGGCTCCACCCCACCCCTGCCTCTCTATAACTGCCACTGGTTCAATGTCAAAGGTGAAAACTGACAGGTCAAAGGTTAGAGGTGATGGCTcttcacactaaacacacaaacacacgtttTCGCTGTGGCTGACCCGTCCGTCTATCATACATTTCCACGTAGACATCTGTTTGGACCAGGATGTCTGTCCAGACCAAAATGGGTCAAgtacacaggagagtgtgagagcgtgCGAGAGGAAGCTTTGTAAAAGAATAGATTTCCAATCATCTATGTCTTGGTCTGAGAAATCAACCTCGGCAGTAGGTAGGTATGAACATGGCTTTGAACATAAAATGTAATACATGCAatttaaatacttaaaataGTCTTTAAAAGAAAAGGTCTGTTGGGAATGTACCTAGggtgcatttacatttattaggCCATTATTACAATTTATTCAAGTAGGGGACAATAGATATTTATTGCATACTTTATTTATAAGTTATTATGAACTTCCTATTTGAAAAAAATCTAGATCTGCAAATCATATGTTGTATATTTCTCATTTTGGCTGAAGGCAGTAAAACTCTTTGTTCTATTCTTACCAAATAgtaaatcaataaattaatgaatatattaaagATTAATCCCCATGGCTATACTGCTAAACCCTTTGCACAGGCCAGATAGGTAGAACTATTGATTGAGCAGATTAAGGATGGACACTTGGGATATAAattgagaaaaaaagacagctgGGTGCAAGGATTTAGCAAAAGCAAAGCAGTATTAAGACTAATTCTATTAGACACAATCTGATAGATTACTAGTTTAATTAAGCACAGTGAATTTgtcttttcaaaaaaaaaaaaaaccatgactTTTATCTGTGCTGTAGTCTGCAGAAAGAGTCTGGATGATAATACCATCCTGGTGTTTACTAGCATCAGACCTTTTTACAATGTTTTAGTCTCACTGAACATTATAATGACTATTCCATCCGGTGTGCTATTTTCTGTGTGCTCTCTAAGGCAAGGCAAATTATTCCCTTGGTAAGGGTAATGCAATAAGGTTTAAATTTCAGGAAGAAAAAGTGTTGGTTTACAGTTACACCTCACTTTTAACAAAACTGAATGCAGTCTGCAATTTATGATACGTTTATGGCTATGTTGTGTGTCCAGTTACCCTGAGGACATCCAATTAGTGAAGTAATGTCATAGAGAAATATGAGCAGGCTATGAACAGAGACAGTGGCAGGGTGATGGATGAGCCATGTCAGCCTGAGGCACAAAGAGCGAGGCTACTTATGGCAGGCTTCATTTCCACTCTGCACCCCCGCATCCTAAAATCCAGTTGGACAGTAGCTTTAGTGCTTAGTTACCAAAAGTGCTAGTTAATGGTCTCATGGTTTACATGAAAAAGAGACAATAGGAAGACACCATTCCCTTCAGGTTTGGAGTAATGACTGGTGGGAGAGACTATTGACTTCTAACCTCCTCCTTGCAAAACAGCTTTCATAAAGAATCATAAAGAATCACTTAACACAAGTCAGGCCATTTTTGTACTCAACACTGCAAACAAATGTTCTTAACATCTTAGCAAATGAAACTATCTTAAAACTAGTCACATGTATCTGCTATTTCCTATGATAAGATTGCAATAAAACAAGTAAAAGATTATAAAACATATTTGTAGAAATATTTTCCTACTCAAACTTCAAgcttgaaatgaatgaaaatatctACAACAAATGTGTCTTGTAATGCTACATATATTctcttatatatatttatttattattattttactctaCTTATCAGTGTTGCACATTTACAACTGCAACGTCTGGAGCTGCACTTCTGCTCTTGTGTTGTTTATGGTGTGACAATAAAGAGacatttgatttcatttgcAATCTTTGAAAAGGAAATACTAGATAATTTGGATGAAATTGAAGTTGAAATAAGAAGTCAATTTTTGCAGTGAAGTGATCTATAATCTTATGGACAACCCTTATATGAACATGTGTATCAGGCTTCACTGCTATTACAAATATTGTAAAAGCAGTGCATTCACCGAAAATCACTGCCTGACCTTATTGGGTTTAAATGTGGAACTACAGTTAAAACAGCTCAATAATTTCTTTGTCAACATGGAGTAAGTTCAGTCATCATGAATTATTCATCCATCTTCAGGTACTACTTTATCCAAGTTGAGATCACAGTGTATCCTGAACCCAATTTGTGGACACTGGAAGCAAACCAATGATACAGAAGTATAATTTAGAGCAGAAATGGCACCTAATAGGCACCTGGAGATATCATGGACATCAGGAGAACATGTGAATCTCCAAAGAAAGTAACTTGAGCTCAGGATTGGACCATGGAGCTGAATTATGTTGCATGATATCTATTTTAGTTTTAACTATCTTACCTTGAACTACTAGCCTGCCAAGAGCTGTACGTCTCATCCTGGTACCAGGACGGTTggcagcacacacatacactcctgaGTGCTGCAGCGATACGTCAGAGATCATCAGGTTCCCCGTGCCCAGGACCTGGATTCCTTCCACACCTATGGATCTGCCATCTgaagacccacacacacagaaacacaggtgaactatagcactgaacaGATAATCTagtacacacctgtatataaagcgcaataataaaaaacaacaatgttATCAGTGATACGCAGATGATAGTATTATAGGATTATTAAAACATGCTAGTAGCTGAAGTTTCTAACCCAGTCTGCTCCAAGACACGATAGGTCTGGGGTTTCCTGTAGCAATACACTCCAAAATGGCTGTCTGATGGACAGTGATAGTGAGATTCTGAGGGCCAGACAGGATCACTGGTTCCTTGTAGATGCGTGGAGCTCCACctgacagaaaataaaattagGAAAATGTGGTGAAGAATAGAGGGCATTCAAGTTGAATTGAAATCAACTATGACAGAAATATGACAATATGAAGTCATGACATTTCAAACAATTACTGTATTCGctgtatgatttatttatgatcagcttcataaaataataaaaatgcaacaTGTCTATTATCATCCAATATTTCAAGAAGGATTTGTacgattattattttatgaagCATATATAGTTCAAACCAAGTGATGAGCTGAAAatgtcatgatgtcaaaatCATAGGCTACTTGAACTTGATATTGATATTGTATTTTACAaacatctgtctatctgtttataAAAAGGAAATGCTCACTGACCGGTAACGTTGAGCAGGGCTTCATGACTGTAGCGGATGTTAGCAATATTGGTGGCAACACAGCGGAAAATTCCAGCGTCTGACTTCTTCACTCCAGTGATCTGCAGGATGCCCATGGGGAGAAGTGTGTACCTGGattggacagaaagaaagaggagaataAGTGACTGTCtgtgagagggagaaaagggCACAAAGCAAAAGATATTGGttcaaagaaatataaaaaaaacgaTGTGTCTTCATATTACCTTTCATTTGATGTGCTGATGGCCATGCGATCCTTCTCCCAGGTGATGCTGGCCTCGGGAATACTGTTCACCTGGCACTGAAAACGTGCCACTCCTCCCTCATCCACTGACATGGACTCTGGATGAGTGTGAAACTTAGGAAGAGCTGTatgggacagacagacacacagacagacacacagacagacagatgagagtctttttctttttttttttaaagtcactgATTCAGTTTCATATTTTCATCATATAAATAATCAAACTTATAAACCTTGCATGTGCAATAAAACATGTGCACTTAAATATTGAATAAACATTATTTGAGAAGTGGAACtctcttctttaaataaatgcatgatttGTTAATGTGCATTACGTTTTAATTTTTAGAGCATTGTAGTTGTGTTATAGTTACAAAGTGTTATATAGttaatatcatgtatcatatcaGGTTATATAGCTGAAAGCATGTGATATACAGTCACTACTTGTCTATCTCACGTACATGCCAGCTGAACACGGGCCTTACGGCTGACCAGCATGCCGTAACGGTTCTGGGCAGCACAGTGGTATTCTCCAGCATCAGTAGAATCTCCATCTCGTTTCTTCTGGAAGCTTCGAATCAGCAGCGTGCCATTGGAAAAAACTGTGGCCCGTGTACCAGCTCCTGTAGGCACTGGTTTCCCATTCTTAAGCCACGTCACAGTGATGGGTTCCTCACCCTCCACCCGGCAGTCCAGCAT is from Hemibagrus wyckioides isolate EC202008001 linkage group LG24, SWU_Hwy_1.0, whole genome shotgun sequence and encodes:
- the si:ch211-57n23.4 gene encoding immunoglobulin superfamily DCC subclass member 3, producing the protein MKPRILLPFLLTFICSRVCHGLELAFLLQPNDVIAVRERPLMLDCRVEGEEPITVTWLKNGKPVPTGAGTRATVFSNGTLLIRSFQKKRDGDSTDAGEYHCAAQNRYGMLVSRKARVQLASLPKFHTHPESMSVDEGGVARFQCQVNSIPEASITWEKDRMAISTSNERYTLLPMGILQITGVKKSDAGIFRCVATNIANIRYSHEALLNVTGGAPRIYKEPVILSGPQNLTITVHQTAILECIATGNPRPIVSWSRLDGRSIGVEGIQVLGTGNLMISDVSLQHSGVYVCAANRPGTRMRRTALGRLVVQAPPEFIQWPQSVSKPVGGSAVFTCVAQGVPEPHLIWLKNGKILTPGDNVKLTNNNSTLAVTRITSEDEAIYQCIAENSAGTNQASARLAVSLATELPEAPQGLKATPLSKNTLQLSWTQPPIEVTDSIIGYVLHIRKMGEPENKELQEAVSKTTYQHDLNNLEPATTYSIYLKAYSPVGASQESHTVVATTLGGVPSPPAFFTKVVNVTSVQILWELPSKPGKVEGFRLSYRRVPHGDFQGPIQMSCQTNIHTIAHLDAGAVYEVKLVAYNGNGESDCSKRLVSLAEDGTVAKASAGEESRCNCRETEGSLAGMVVGIHIGMACIIFCVLFLMFGYRRSFLCRKGTQDRWSVPRGEDGGHHVQNNGISKHVAPHPQAIELVPQGQNQAFPKQCQVLIEQHSSALPGTDAGTG